Genomic segment of Passer domesticus isolate bPasDom1 chromosome 4, bPasDom1.hap1, whole genome shotgun sequence:
CTGttacctgcagaagttcctgGGCAGACCAGCGCCTGTCCTCgtccctctccaggcagcagtgcagaaagTCTCGCAGCCACGCcgactgctgcctgggcttctgCAGCTTCGGGGGGGCCCCGGTGCTTATCAGCTGTTGAacctagagaagaaggaaatgccACACTCTACCTGTCTCCTTCGCACCCCGaactgctcacacagagcccatTGGACAAGCTCCACTCTGCAGTGGCACTTTACTCCCTGCCACAGGGTGGCAGATACCTTTCCTACCCCTACTAAAACAACCCAAAGCCAGAGGCAGCCATAGCCAGTCCAGTAGGCAAAGGCTCTTGCCTTGACCACTCATTTCACTGGATGATGgaatcagcagcagctccatcagctaAAGCACACTTTGCTTCTCTGAGCACTGACACAGCCTCTACAAGTGACATGGAAGAGTGACTTTCATCTTACTCTTctatttccaaggattattccataaaatgcagctcagcactgctcactGCTCCCTTAGGCAAAGCTTCTGCCAAGCAAAAGGCATCCTGATTTTTAGGTCCTGTTCATGCACAAAAATGGCAAGGGGATGATCTGGCCAAGAAGCACGAGAGACTGTGCAGCCTGGAACCTATCATTTTCAGGTGTTGGCAAGCTTCCCAGGCAGAAGAATGGGAGCAGATTTTGTTGGGGTGACAGCAgtgtctgagagcagctgcagcgtaCCGTGCGGAAGGTTTTCATCAGGTACGGAGGCGCTCCGTCCACCATCTCGATCCCCACGATGCCAAAGGACcagatgtccactttggggccatagGGCTTCCTGGTGAAAATTTCTGGCGCCATCCAGTAAGTTGTTCCAACAGCTGATCTCCGTTTGTTCTGCTCGGTGGTGAGCTGAGCAGcaaggccaaaatcagctgaggaggaaaaaccacTCTGATCAAGCCAGCGTGAattaggaaagcaaacaaaagaaatccccaTTGTACCAATGTCCAAGAAGGCAGTGTGGAACCCAGCTGTAAAGAGGCCATacctcaggcctgcagccaagGAAATACGGAATTGGCCACTTAGCAAAACCCCCCAGTTTCAGGCAGTGGATTTTAGTCCCCTGAAGCTATTAGACTGTAACTGCCTTGcttgggaagggacacacacaaCCCAAAGCCACCCCTGAGCCCTTCTTCCCAGCAACACTTCCCTGCAccttgtggctgtgctctgtgcttgcagcagggcagcctgcactgccacaggcacCACTGCAGGGAACTGGAGCCACCCAAAGGCAACCCCACACCGCAGCCCGCCACGGGTGAGCCTGGCCACAGGCACCACTGCAGGGAACTGGCAGCCacccaaaggcagccccacaccGCAGCCTGCCACGGCTGAGCCTGGCCAGCAACACCCACCCAACTTGACTGATCCATCCAAGCCCAGGAGAATGTTGTGGCTTTTGATATCTCGGTGGATCACTTGCTTGGAGTGCAGGAAAtccaggccttgcaggcactgagagaggaaaaagaaacacgaGCCTAAGTGGACTTCATCCCACAGGCAGAAAAGTGGCACATCTGCAACACTGACTTCCTGGGGGATGGTGAGCCatggcaggacaggctgctggcaaGGGCAGGAGCCTGCTGCTCCACCACGAGAACAGCAGTGCCTTTCTAAGTGAGGGTATGTTTGcttctgaaagagaaagggcaattgttcctctggccagtgccctgcaaacacaggctgaaggagccctgctgcagtggctgtgctctctgcagccagACAGCAGTGGATGCTTTTGCAAACACCGCTTTGGGTGCAAGGCTCTCCTttgaggctgagctctgggaaaGTCCTGTGAGTATCTCTTCGTCTTTGCCCCTTGCTTCACTTTGCACCACCAGCACCTTTGCCCTTACAGGGAAGgaatgcagcacacacaggctccAGGCAAGTGTTTAGAGAGGCAAAGACAAACACACCAgaagaagggcagggacactggcaggcactTCAGATGCTCTTGCTACTGCCAAGGACATAAGAGAAAGGCTTGGAAGATgaaatctctcctctccttATCACCCATTTGGAAGGACCATCCCAACCAAGCCATGGGAAGCACAAGTGCCATCCCTTACCTCCCGAGAGACAGCTGCTATCTCTCCTTCTGCCATGCGAGTCTCCCTGATGACATCATGTAAAGAACCTCCGTCCATGTATTCCATCACCAGCCAGAGTTCCTCATCCACCAGGTAGCTGAAAGGAGCAAACAGCCTGGAGATGAACGCACGCACTTACACAACCTGATGGATTCTTGTTTCTGTGTCTCTCTCAGAGGAACACAGGAGGAAGTGAGTAGTCATTCCCGACGCTCTGCAGGGCTTGAACTCTGAGCAGTCTAAAAGACAGCTCGGTATCCACACCAATGCAAGGTGAAAGGGAAATACACCAAGACAGTGTATTGTCCAATACAATACACTGGCCAAGGGAAATACAATAGACAGTGCTTTGTCAGCACTTCAGacacagggaaaaaatcaaatcccaaacccaacaaaaaaaatgtgGAGAGAGGACAGGAACTTGGAGGCTGTTGGCTCAGTAAGACAGGGCCCAGTCCTGTCTTTGAAAGTGCCCTTCACACTAGGTATGCCAGGAAAGATGAATGCAGGCCCAATGCAATCTCCTCCCAAGACGCTGTAGATCAGCCCAAGAACAGGAATTAACAGCTCCATCCTCTTTTGCCAGCGACCAAAGGAGTGGTTGCACCTCTGGCTTGCAGGATGAGAATGACCTTTCATGGCAGGACAGCAGAACCACTCACCTGTCTACATAGTTCACAAGGTTGGCATTCTTACTGCCACGCATGACCTGGATTTCATTCAGGCACAGCTCGCTGCTGCTCTCTTGCAGGAGACTAATTTTCTTGATGGCCACCTAAAACAacatggaaagccatgaacCAAAGAAGTCTGTGGCACAGGAGCACAAAGGGAACATGAAGACAGTGATTATGGGATGACAgtagccccagctgggctgggacaaaCTGCCTTGTGACTGGACATCAGACCCCATGCTTGGGCACCTCCCAGGACAGAGAGACAGATATCCTTTGCCTTGTAAACCTGGGAGAAACATGGTCTAAGCTCTCCACCTCAAAGCTCTAACAACACTCACTGTGCCCACTGTCTTCCCCAGGACCTTCCTTTATCATCCCCATTGTCATTGACACACCTCTTGCAAGCAGGAATCGATTCTGTGCCAGTAGAAATGGAACAAAACTGCTGGGAAACCTTGGGCACTTCTAGGGGGCTTGATCATTACTCCAGCAACCACTAGCATTCTCCATTGCACAACTACAAAGCAAACTCTTACAGACATGACTGATAAAATGCTGTTTGTCCTAAAATCATCCTCAGGGTTATTCCCCATAAGAAACACAACCCTACATATTTCACGGAAAAAATGCTGTGATGATGAAAACATCATTAAGGACACCTCCAAAAAAGACAATCCAAGCACTTCCTCACTTCAGGAATTTGCATTTCGTTCcactaaaatactttaattcaCACCACTGATATTTGCAATTACTGCCTgactgtaaaaagaaataaccCATGCCTTGATCCTCTAGGGATGCacaccaggctctgagcaggacTCAGGCCCTTGAGACACTCCTTGCAGACCTTGTTCTCTCTAAgcacagatcccaagggcagcactgcaggtggctgcAGAACTGCCAGCATGATTTCCATGTATTGGCTAAcagccagaaatgagaattcaggaACGCTGCAGCCCCAAAGAGCAGTGCCATGCTCTGAGACACCACCTGGGCACGTAgacccagccctgtgtcctccTCTGAACGATACCGCTTGGCCTCCTTGCATCCCCTAGGGCAGCTGAGAAGGACAAAATCTGTCCCCACTGTATCTGgcaggcagacactgctctgcaCTCCATTTGCCTTTGCAGCAAAGCTCCACTGGCGAGCCAaagctcagccacagctcacagcagaggggagggcactcgagagctgcagaagctgcgGCGCTGCTTGAGGCTTACCTCTTCTCCTGTGGCAGTCTccactgccatgcacacagtGCCGAAAcccctagaaacaaaacagcagcagagaaagaacAAGTCCTTTAGTCCCTGCTAGTGCAAAACACTGCAGTCCAACAGGAACAAAGTCCTGGAGCAAAGAGTAAATGGAACATGACAGATTCTTCTCTGggtcttttctcccttttctctttctctagcTGTGCATGTGTCAGATTTTTCCAGGAATATGCCCGTTGGGTCTTCTTACACCTCTCCTTGGAGTCTGTCTGCCAAACTCAAGCACTACCACTCAGGCTTTTCTGAGAAGCCTGAAGCCATGTAACAGCCATTGGAGGAAAGCCTCTAGACACAGATCCCTTCTCCAGCTTGCAAGGAAAGTAGTGTCCAGCCACAGCCATAGCAGGCAAAGGCTTCCATTGCTGCACACAAATGGAGAAATCCTCAAAACACAGGGTCCTTAGGCAGCTATGTTCTGGGTCCAGAGCCAttggcagctgcttctcttcGATGCAACAGACACTGGAAGGACTCCACTTTTCTGGCGACTTCTTGTACATTTGGCTTCTGTTCTGGGGTGACGTTATGATGCTTGTTTCCCCAGTCacttgttctgtttatgctggatgttATATTCTGTGCCTCCAAGACGGGATCAGACAGTAGGGGCCGGGAGAAGAGGGAGCACAGAGTTTTGTTATCAGCTGCACTCTCCCCCGCAGTCTGCTGGAACACAGAACTCCAGTGTTGTGGTCTGGGCACAGATGGGGCCACACACCACActctttttgctttttagttagtttagctagctaAGGTAGTCTGAGTTTCGCCTTtagtgtttttctttcccttttcttggagCCATTcgaacctgctccagactgggacccaGCAAAACACCGAGAGCTCACACTTTGTAGCCCACCAGGGcctactctgcagcctttcccagcactggagaATGACAACccccaggagagactttctgaacttgccatctcttcagagcagcaaatgagttttgtcatccggtattgttcattttgtgtgctggggagtgatttccctgttaaataaacaatttCTTTCCACTTCTGTCCGAGGAAATTATTCCCAaactggctgggggcagtggcCATGTGGGTTTGCTTTTAGGAGGGGCCCTTTCTGGAGGTTTCCTCCAAAATTCGCCCTAAACCAGAACACCTGGTACAGAGAAAATGTTGCAAATCAATCCCATCTAcagtcagcagagctggctttcAAAGGGAATAGCTTGGTGGATTCTTTGCAGCAAACGCCTAAACCCCACAGGATCCACGAGGAGTCTGCCATCAGGCAGATGATGCCTTTTCCTCTAGAGTGCATTGCCACTGGGCATGCCCCTGAAACTTTGCCTTTTGCCACCGCAGCCACAAAAGAGAGCTGcttctttcatttctgcttttggctTCTAGACTAGGTGGTGGTCATCCTGACTACTGAATTTTATTTGCAGCAAAATATTGGAAAGAAATGTTACTGAGAgctgttccctgacagctgtCAGCTGCTAGCTTGACCTTTGAGACAATGAAGTTTCTCCTCCTTTCATTCCCACGTATTCTGTATTCTTTTGAGAcactcaaaaattatttctcctatGAAAAGCGGCAAACAGGTGCAAACACACTTGAGGGACAGGAGAgctgccaggtgctgctctttgccGCAGACAAGACATTGCCAGCATCCAGGTGTCTTGGCTGTGCCTTCACAACACAGCTATAAATGCTGGCCAGCATTGAGAGATCACCTGGCATCATCTTAACGCAGTGTCTGAACAGCTTTGGAACTTGCCTGATGTCACTCTGGGGAGATGGGACACGAGCAAAACACACTGCCCCTCTCTTTGAAGAAGGAACTGTGGCTGCACTCACCCTTTGCCAAGAGTTTCCAGTTCTGTGTATTTAGCCTCAGGATCTCCCTCGCTCACCAGCATCTCTGTAAAAATCCCAAGGACAGATGCTCACTTCAAAAGAGATCCCACCCTTCATCAGATcacaaaggcagccccactctTCGGGACACTGGGCCCTCTCAACTCAGTCAGTCGGGAAACAACAACACCACTGCACCAGCACCAcctcaaaaacagcagcagcaagacaagcagccctgcagcacagatggcCAGCACTAAACTAAAAGCCTAAAGTAAAATCTaagcacacagagaaacagTCAGAGGAGACAGGGATCAGAAAACTCTAACCAAGAGAAGTGATTGTTGTCTATAAACATtaagggcagcaggaaaaacaaaaccttcctgtTCTTGGCAATGAACACTCTGCGACATTCAACACAAGCTTTCATCCTTGCAAACATCAAAGGCATCTTGGGTTCTGGAATCAATTTTTGTCATCAGCTGCCCTCTCCAGAACAGGAAGAATATTGCAAAGtgcttccagcagagcccagatctCCAGCTTTAAGCAGGACTTTGCCTAAACAATGCCCTTCAGcctttcaggagcagcagctcatgttATAAGCTACTGTGATGGCCTTAGGAATGAGGTCCCTCAGCCTTTAGGACAGGCTGAGTGCTGAAGATGACCTTggctgtgcccacagcagctgggccccGCAGGAGCTCCTTGAGGCCTACTCATTCGCGAGGTCACggcctcctgctcagccagaaACAATCTCTGCTTGGCCTTTTGCctacagggaagctcaggcaaagccaaaccaggccgagctgctctcagaggcaggagcaacACCCCGCTGATCCCTCACCACCTCAGAGCACAACAACAGATCCTGTGTGGAGGAGGCCTCAGGACCTGGcactcagctgagcaggaggTGGGACAGCTCATGCCGGCACACGCGCACACAAGGCACTGCTCCGGCACACAAGGATCACAAAGGACCTACTCAGCATGGCCAGGCACTTGTCCTCTGTCCTCTctcgctgctgctctctgctgccagacGAGCTGGTCGTGCTCCAGGTGCACGAGCTGCTCGTGCTTGAGcttccagcctgggcactggagcCTTCTCCCGAGCCTTCAGCTGCAGTTCGTGCAGGTGCCAGGACAGAGGAGATGGAGCTCTGGGACAAGAAATGAATTTGGGTCACAAATGAGCCTGGCAGAGATGCCCCCATTCCATTTCAAATGCAAGCCCCtaggaagatgctgctggccacacccaGGGCTCTTCACCTCTCAGCTTGTGCAGCCCGCTTCAACAGCTCAAGGCACAAAATCCAAAGGCTGCTTTTACATGACGGACAAAATGACACCAAAGACGCTGCTACCCAAAGCGGGCACTTACTGGTGTTGTTTGCTCCGGCCATGGGCTGACCGCAGGGCCAGGTTCATCGgcaccttcctcctcttcagccTCTTCCTCAGGTACAGAGGCAGCTAGAGCAGGTGCTGACGCTGCCCTTGTGCTCTGtggacagacagcagcatgagggaTAGGAAAGAACCTGTCATTCACCACCTTACCTATATTCAGctacaggccctgctgcagctcagctcttccttTAGCTACTGACTTTagctgctctgtggggagggccaggtccctgctggggacagtgcctCCTCGTATCCTGCAAGCTTGTGAACTGCATCTTTGCACTGCTCTcctcacaggggacagggagcctgCACAGCCACTGGCCACCAAGGGCCTCACCTGTACCCCAGGAGCATCCAAAGACATCCTAATGCTACCTCTTGTCTCTTACTAAGACAAATTCACAGCCCCTTTCAGAACAGTAGGAAGCTGCTGCATAAACAATCCAAGTTCCACTCTGCTTTTCCAAGCTCCACTGACTGGGGGAAGGGCCGGAAAGATTCCAGCCTCCAGCATCTTcagccaggcacaggaggtgctgtctgatcagaaacttgcagctatgctttgctccagccacagcacgACCCAGAGCTGCTACTTACTGATGCTGgatgctcaggccctgcagtggcagcaggcgcagtttggggagcatcttcctcccctctggcctcttctgcaggaagacACGCAGCCAGAGGATCCTCCGAGGTTGGTGTTgggctctgcagacagacagcagcGTGAGGGACAAGTGACCTTTTCTATGTTCAGCTCTAGACCCAGATGCACTAAGGAGAAATCATCTGCAGAGAAATGGGTTTCTAAGTTGTTCCCACTGAAGTAAAATGGGACAATTAGAGGGGACTGCACTCTCTTGTGCAGGGGAAATTCCGTCATGGCTTAAAGCACCAAGCAACCCCACTTCCAGCTGCTTAAAAGCTCTGAAAAGGAATTGGAGAaaacagcctgggctcctcctgctgctgctgctcttgctgcaaaGGGTCTGGACTGTAGTTTCATTCATCcaaccaggctggcactggactGCAACACACCCAGCTCACAGCTTGCTCCACAATTGTCAAATGCTACCAAGGCCAGAGACTTCTTTCCCACTCACCCAAAGACCGGATTCTCTCCAGGCACGGGTGATGTGACCTGCAACacacaagggaaaaacaacCAGATGCTGTAAGaaaactgcctgtgctgggcaagcCCACAAAAAGTCAATCCAAAGACAGAGCATTCTGCTTTCACTACATCACTCCAGCTGCAacccctgtgtcacacagcaaGCAAGTCAACAGCACAAAGTATTGCCTGGTGTCTACCTTCTGTCCTCTGTGGCCACTCAACCCACAGAAACTTGAGACTCAGAAAGGCCCAGTGGTTCTGTAACAATCACTGCttctgccccaccccacccagcaggagctacagctcctccctttcctgtgcttcagttttCTCAAGAGATTGCATGCAGCAATTGCCATGAGCTCACTGAAAACCTTTCCCCGGAAAAGCTTCACCCAAGTGCCCCTTAGCCAGGGTGGCAATTCTATCGTGACACAGCACGGGAACAGCTCCAGGGTTCGGGAGCATACAAGAACTCCTCTGAAATGTCTatctcagaggccttttccaagctGATTCTGTGACTTCATCACAGAACAAATGGCTCTTTTAGTGTGCAGGAAATGTCAAGGTCCACAGGCACATGCTGGGATGAGGGAATGCAGACAAGAAGACTTGAACTGAGGGACATTCCCtcagtcctggagagcagtgcaCAGCTTTTACAAGGACTCCTGACAAGCTTTCCCACTCTTCCTATCTTGGAAGTTGTCTTCCTTGAGCCAGTAAACTGAGGAGACTAAACTCCAtagccacaggctgtgccacaggaGGAGTGAAGCCCCTGCAGGCCACATTACAAATGCTGCCCACTCCCCACTGGCTAGAGACACCCCCTTCTTGGCTGGAGCTGTTGACAGCGGCTTTACCCAACCAAAGGCCTCTTTGTGGCATTTTGGTTTCCATATGCTGCAACATCTACTTACGTGCCAGGTGGGTGAGAAAGTACCCAGAATAAGCCACGGAAAAAGCTGCGcaaactgcagcacacactccCTCCATGGCTTGAGCAGCGCTGCTCAAGTCTGTACCAGACAACGCCTGTgggaaaaaccaaaaatattccgagtcctgctggcagagacCTCGTCGATCAGCAGGTTCCGCCTGCAGTGAGcgtgccacagagctgctctgcacactgaGCCCTTCCGGGCACAGCAACTTTGCCTTGACAACGCCGGGATGCGGCCGCTGACATCACAATAGCAGCACCCTAGGCTGGATTGTGAATTCATGCATAGAACCAGACCTGCTCTACACCTAATGccaaaaaaatcctgcaaagtTTTCCTCTgctacaaagcaacacaaaaaGCCCTCCTAGTCCATCACCTGTTGCTCAAGGCATGTAAGAGTAGAAACACACTTAGCCCCTAGAGCCCACACTGAGAAGCTGAGCACTGAGAAGGGACCAGGATGTGAGGAGCCGCAGCAGTGGTCTTTGACCACTATTTCTGCTGAGCAAAAACCAGAAAGCTTATTCCTTTGTTctagaaatcagaaaacaaggagaagcactgctttaattacatttagagGTTTTTCCTAGGTACAGAGACATGGTCATGGATctttctgtatatatatattttatttatatatacatatatatatatatctatatatatgtatgtgtattaTATTATTGAATACTAtatattcaaaacattttacatcATAGCCATGGGAAATGGCATTCCCAcagcagggaaatgccatgacagAAAATGCAAGGAGGATCGTTCTGTATGACTCACTCTAGCAGGGAGGCCTTGGGAccaaagcaccaccaccattttttcccccatttttctccttccacagTATTAGTCAGGAGGCGGGGCTGAGATGGGGGGCACGGAAGTGACAGCTTTGACACACAGCTGAAACCATCAGGGCCAGTGTGGCATGTGGGACTGTTTTTCCACTGCAGCAGAACCAGGCAAGCCAGAGTGGTGACACTGATCCCAAGTGAGTCCAGCCAAGCCAagtggagcccagcagggtggtAGGAAGAGGCAGCTAAGTGgcagatcccattcccacacACATGCCCAGCGTGGCAGACTGATGGCAGCGGCAGTGccaaacagagctctgcagggacagagagacaccCATCACCATCgccactgccaccatccctgctgcagagagggagcagaaaactgccactgcaggtgcacagctcctccaggcagcaccagcagcccccatCTACCATCAGAACCATTCTGTAAGCCGTCGCCATCCTGTCTTTGTTCCAGGGGCCCCATGTGACACTTCACCTTTGTTGCTTAAGCCATTACTCCTTTTGCACTATTTTCTTCTTATTGTTGtgcactgctttttatttcctcactaCATTATAACTCTAATAGTTTTAACCTCTCATTTATTGTTTTCTCCATTGACCCTTTCCATTGTcatggagaaggagagagaggagaggctttACAAGGACTACCTCAAGAAGAGGACATAGAATGGAGGGAAGGCCTTAGAAAGAATAAACAACCctcatgctgctgcttttgcaagGAATAAATATCCAAGTTTCTTAATATCCAGCCACAAATCTGTGGAGTCTTGACAGCCAAGAAGCACAGGAACCTGGACACCTTGTTGTGAGAGACTAGAGGAGATTGCTGGCTCAACACTTTTCAGGGGCTTGTATGTGGGGAAGGGGCAGATCAAGCCTTGCTCTGGTGAGGCCATGCCCCACTCGGCACGCCCCACACCCCCAGGCctgtatcccagcccagcagtggccactgatccctggcacaccagaggcaatgctccacacctGTGTCTGGGGCCCCTAACCCAGCTCCTAAATGGCCAGGTGAGTGGGAGCCCCATGTGGGGGAAGGCCCCAGGAGAGCCAAAGGCTATTTACCTTGGGATATGTGGCCACCACATGTCTTGACCCTACCTCTTCTTGGAATTTCTATCAGCTGAACACCACTGGAACCTGGAGTGATAGCTGTGTTGgttcttttctgtcattctctttttctctttcttctcccttttccctcctctcagatttttgaaaataacttAAAATGTAACAGGTTTAGTAATCTAAATGTAAATTAACTTACTAAGATTATAAGTTGAATGGGCTAAATTAATGCTTCATAGAATGTTTTATATTGATTGAATCCTGctctaaattatttttggctTTAAAGTTCTCTTATTTTCAAATGTTGCCAGTGAAGGGTTTTGATGTTGTTCCGAACTCTTGAGAACATCTCGTCagtatttctcctgcttttctaaCTTAGAGTACATGAACAAGTTTAAATTCTTTTAAAGTATCTCATAGAGCAATGTTTTTGGAGGCTTGCATTTTAATTGGCACAGCAAGCAGGGTACTCTTGAGGTGAGATGGGCCTTTTATACAGCATTAACTGTTCATGACataataaaggagaaataaattgtcagtcaaagctgctcttttctggcAGAAAAGTAATAGAATCCCACGCAGAAACTGATCTGAACTGCTCTCCACTGACGCACTTGCTAAAAGCTTATATAGAAAGCTTGTCCAGCCCTAAAGagagatggggatggagagaAACTAGCACCatccacagttacttgtggagaaacatgaaatttggtagaagaaaattaaaaattcccaGTAAAGGACCATGCCTGGTATGCATATGCATGGAGGTTTGACTCAGAGCTGTATGGTGCCcatcagctggaaaaggagctgcatCAGCTGCAAATTGCTGAGCCTGAAACAATAGCCAGCCTCAGGCCAGAGCAGGAATTGAATGCCAGGATGAAGCCAGCCCCCAAACCATGAGAAACCAGTGAAACACGCTCTTCCAAAGCCAAAGAGCTTTAGAGTTGCAATTCAACACTGCTGGGGAAGGCCCGGAAGCAGTGTTTTCCGTAGTCCAGGAACAGCCAGGCCTTCCTGACTGCAAggtcagccccacagcccttggGAGGCCTTTAGTGCCTCAAAGTCCA
This window contains:
- the LOC135298437 gene encoding serine/threonine-protein kinase PAK 3-like; this encodes MLKMLVSEGDPEAKYTELETLGKGGFGTVCMAVETATGEEVAIKKISLLQESSSELCLNEIQVMRGSKNANLVNYVDSYLVDEELWLVMEYMDGGSLHDVIRETRMAEGEIAAVSRECLQGLDFLHSKQVIHRDIKSHNILLGLDGSVKLADFGLAAQLTTEQNKRRSAVGTTYWMAPEIFTRKPYGPKVDIWSFGIVGIEMVDGAPPYLMKTFRTVQQLISTGAPPKLQKPRQQSAWLRDFLHCCLERDEDRRWSAQELLQHPFVTSAKPASSLTPLIMATQEFMADRRY